TGCAGCAAAGGCATACAAAGCCCACATTGAGAGCGGCAAGAAGATGATGATTACCCTGGCCGGTGCCATGAGTACCGCTGAGCTTGGTATCAGCTTAGCCGAAATGATACGCCAGGATAAGGTTCAGATCATTTCGTGTACCGGTGCTAACCTTGAGGAGGATTTAATGAACCTGGTTGCCCACAACCACTACAAGCGCGTACCGCACTATCGCGATCTTACCCCACAGCAGGAGTGGGAGTTGCTTCAAAGCGGCCTGAACCGCGTTACCGATACCTGTATTCCTGAGGAGGAAGCATTCCGCAGGCTACAGTCGCACCTATTCGATGTTTGGAAAGAGGCACAGGATAAAGGTGAACGTTACTTCCCTCACGAGTATATGTACAAAATGCTAAAGAGCGGTGTGCTAGAGCAGTACTACCAGATTGACCCAAAGAATTCCTGGGTGATAGCCGCAGCTGAAAAGAATTTACCTATCGTAGTTCCGGGTTGGGAGGACTCAACCATGGGTAACATTTTTGCCTCATACTGCATTACCGGTGAGCTAAAGCCTTCAATTGTAAAATCGGGTATTGAGTATATGATGTTCCTTGCCGACTGGTACACCAACAATGCCGGTAATAAGGGAGTAGGTTTCTTCCAGATAGGCGGAGGTATCGCCGGCGATTTCCCAATTTGTGTGGTTCCCATGCTACATCAGGATCTTGAACGTACCGGAGTTCCTTTCTGGAGCTACTTCTGCCAAATCAGCGACTCAACCACCAGCTATGGCTCTTACTCGGGTGCAGTACCCAATGAGAAAATTACCTGGGGAAAACTCAATATCGATACCCCAAAGTTTATCATTGAGTCCGATGCCACCATTGTGGCACCACTCATTTTTGCCTACGTGCTGGGTTGGTAACAGAAAGCATCTTTCAAATTCATACTTATTGGCCAGGGACAATCCTTGGCCTATTTTTTTGGCTCGTTGGAATAAAATTTGTTAACTTACGTTGAATTAAAAAATAATTTATGAAACGAATAGCAGGTATTTTAATGTTAGTGCTACAGGTTTTACCTTATACCATTTCAGCACAAAAAGCCGTTGAGGTTAATTCAAATATCACCGATGTGGCTGTTTACCTCGATGCCGCCTCAGTAACCCGTAAGGCACAGGTTAACCTTCCTGAAGGGCGAACAAAAATTAGCTTCACAAGCCTTTCCCCTTACATCGATTTTAAAACAATTATTGTTAAAACCCCCGATGGTGTGTCAATTGAAGGCGTAAACCATTCAAATAACTTTATAGGAAAAAAGGAGAGGAATGAGGAGATTGAGATTCTAAATAAAAAGTTAAAGGAACTCGAGGCACAAAGAAAATCAATAAATACAAGTATAGCTGTAGTTAACGAGGAGATAAGTTTTTTGAATGAAAACAAAACCATTAGCGGTAAAAATGAGGCTGTTCCGGTACAAATACTCAAGGATGCATCAGCTTACTATGGGACGAGGTTAAAGGAGCTACGTTTCAAGAGCCTCGAACTAAATGACCAGCTGAGTGAGGTAGAAATAAAAATTGATGAAGTAAATCGGCAGATTTCAACAATAAGTTCCAAACCTGTACTACCCACTGGTACAATTGATGTATTGCTTGAAACGGAAAGCATTAGGAATGGTGTACCCATTGAGGTAAGCTACCTTGTAAAAAATGCTGGTTGGTTACCCCGTTACGATATAAGGGCAAATGCCCTTAACCAACCGTTAAGTTTGGTTTACAAGGCCAATATTAGGCAGGAAACTTCCGAGAACTGGAAAAACGTAAATCTGAAATTATCCAATGCCGAGCCCAATGTATCGGGTGTGGCCCCAAAACTTAAAACCTATGTGCTGAACTATGGGGTACAACCCCCACGGTACACAAAAACAAATAGCAGGGTAGAGGGGTTTGTTCGCGATCCCGACGGTATGCCAATTCCTGGGGTTACCATAGTTGTTCCTGGAACTACCATTGGAACCGTTACCAATGCCGAAGGTTTTTACACTATCAATATCCCAACCGATTCCAGAACTTTAACCTACAGCTTTGTGGGATATAAAACCCAAACATTACCCGTAAACTCTGGCCGAATTGATGTTACTCTTGAACCCGATGAGGTTAGATTGGAAGAGGTTGTTGTAACTGCTCTTGGTGTATCATATGCGGATACTGAACAACCTGCATACAGAAAGTCGCAACCTAAACCCAAGGTAACCGCAGCTGCTGTAAGCGAAATGGGAGTTATTGAAAAGCCAACCAACGTTGAATTTGAGGTTAGTAAACCATTCACGTTAGCTTCGGAAAATAAGTCGCAGGAGGTAAAATTACTTACCTACGAGGTTCCAGCATTTTACAGGTACTATTCAGTACCCAAAGTTGAAAAGGGTGCATACCTATCGGCATATATACCCAGTTGGGAAATGTATAACCTGCTCGATGCTGAGGCAAACGTTTACTTTGAAAACACCTACATTGGTTCAACGCTTATTGACACGCGCTCAGCGCTTGATACCCTTGCAATATCGTTAGGAGTTGATAAATCTATAGCCGTTAAGCGCGAAAAAATAAAAGATTTTACTCAAAAGCAGCTGATTGGTACCTACAAGGAGGAGACCCGGAGCTGGAAAATAACTGTAAAAAATAATAAGAATCAGGATATACAGATAACAGTGCTCGATCAGGTTCCCATATCGACCAACGAGGAAATTAAAGTAACTGTTGTTGAGCAAAGCAATGCATTGGTTAATCCCGAAACAGGAGAGGTGAAATGGGATTTAACAGTACCGGCAGGGCAGTTTAAGGAACTCATTTTAACCTACAAGGTTAAGTTTCCGAAAAATAGAAACTTGTATGTGGAGTAACAAAAACATGAATATTTAAACACCCATGGTTAAATGCGATAACCATGGGTGTTATCTTTTTTTTATACCATAAAATATTTATGCTGTCAAATATCAACCCAATTGGCTTTTTTAAAATGAAAAGGTATCTTTATGTAATACTCTTATTTTTTTCATTCACCTATGTAGGAGCACAAGAGGTCAATGATACTTGTAGGTTGCGTCCTTTATCAAGTATCTACCTAAGCATACTTGGTGATGCTTCAATGGTTTCACTAAGTTATGAGCGGTTTTATTCCATAAAACCGAATTTGCATTTTTCTGCAAAACTTGGTGCTGGCTACAACGAGGAGTTTAATATATGTATCTATTCTCCATGTCCGGAACCGCATAAATCACAACTATCCCTCACCATGTAACATGCAATATAGGATTTTCAAAACATTTTTTTGAGGTAGGTTTGGGTGGTACTGTAATCATGGGAAAAACAACTCAACCCTACATTTTGTATCCCATTTTGGGTTACAGGTTCCAATCCTTAAAGAAGAAGTTAAATTTTAAAATTTTTGTAGAGTATCCTTTTTCAGGAGCTGAAACCGATGATATACTGTTTGTTCCAGTGGGTGTAAGTATCGGTGAAACCTATTAGCTAGATTTTGATTCAAAAAATAAATTGAGATAATAGGTGGATTTCTATTTAAAAATCAGATTTTTTAAATAGATGACTTGCAGTTTTTAAAAATATAACTTTCATGACAATATTTTTCGATTTTACACTATCCAAGAAAAAAATAGGTTTCCCGAGTTTGGTTCAATTTTCAGCAGTGAATAAATGATACAATAGAATAGCTTTAATAAAGCTATTCCTTAGCCCTGATTTTTATGCCCATAACCAGAACATCGTCAACCTGTGTGTTGCTGCCCTTCCAGTCGTGAAATTTCTTTTCAAGAATTTCTTTCTGTTCAGTAAGCGGTTTTGAGCTTATTTGGCTAAGCAGGTTGTAAAACCTTTTCTTGGAAAACTTTTGCTGTTCAGTTCCTCCGAATTGATCCTTATAGCCATCGGAAAATAGATAAAATATATCATTATCCTGAACACTTATGGAGTGATTGGTAAACGGTTTCTCTTCCTTGTAGGCTACTCCAACTGGCATTTTATCGGCATTAAACTCAAAGATCTGGTTATTTCTACTTAGCAAAAGGTTATTGTTTGCGCCGGCATACTCAACAATGCCTTGACGGGTGTGGAAAATACAAAGCTGTAAATCGAACCCATCGCGGGGGCCAGAGTCAAAGCTGGTTTGCTTAAGTGCCTCCTTGGTTTTGTTTCGCATGGTGTTTAAAAAGTCTGCAGCGTTACCGCTGAAGTTATAGCAGATTTCATTCATTAGCGATATTCCTAACATACTCATAAAAGCTCCTGGCACCCCATGACCGGTAGCATCGGCAGCAGCAAAGAATACCATGTCGTTTTGGTAGTATGTCCAGTAAAAATCACCGGAAACAATATCCTTGGGGATGTAAAGTATGAAGTAATCGGCAAAAAACTCCTTGAGCTGACTCTCAACAGGCAAAACTGCTTTCTGAATGTTTCGGGCATAGTTAATGCTCTGGATAATCTGATTTTTTTGAATTTCAATCATTTCCTTTTGGGCTACAACCCTTTCATTTTGTCTGATTAATTCATCGAGGCGGTTCTGGTATAGCCCAATTATGTATTGTCGCCACGAGGGGTACTTAACAAACCATGTGTTTGACAACTCCTTGGGAACCGGAATTATTTTTGATTTTTGCTTTGCCTTGGCATAGGTTATTGCCGGAGTATCAATCATAGCCGATGTAAACGAAACAATACAGGCTACTCCCGGTTTAACCTCATACAAATCGGCTTCATGTCCTTCGCTGTCGCGTGCAAAAACACGAACCGACCCTTCAACGCCCAAAGGTATATGCGATGCAACATTCCCGTGCATGGGTATCTCCATGCCAGCATCAATTTCCATTACCGGCAACTGCTTAAGCTCGTTAACCAATGCCTCCTCAAATTCCGGGTAAAGGGCTTTTATTTCCATGGCGCATTTTTTTATGTAAGTTATTAATTTATTAGGGAATAACGAGTTTTTTAGCCTGATATTTACTCCTTAGCATTTGCAAACTTCATTAGCATCTTAATTTCCTCAGCCCAGCGCGACTCATCGGGTGTTTCAAGGATAATTGGGATTCCATTAAAGCGTGGGTCGGTCATAATGAGCCGGAAAGGCTCAATTCCCAAAAGGCCATCGCCAATGTTCTCATGGCGATCTACACGGCTGCCTAGCCCTTTTTTGGTGTCGTTAAGGTGAATGCCCTTAAGGAATTTAAAACCAATCACCCTATCGAAATGGCTAAAGGTTTTGGCAAAAGCTTCGGGTGTCGATATATCGTATCCGGCCGTAAAGGCATGGCATGTGTCAATACAAACTCCAACACGCGATTGGTCGTTAACGTGGTCGATAATAAACCTTATTTGCTCAAAGGTGTAGCCAAGGTTACTTCCCTGCCCCGACGTGTTTTCAATTATCGCCGTTACTCCTTGTGTGCGCTCCAAAGCCATATTAATTGATTCGGCAATGAGCAAAAGGCTCTCCTCTTCTGAAATTTTATTCAAATGGCTACCCGGATGAAAGTTAAGCCTATCGAGGCCAAGCTGCTGGCAACGCACCATTTCATCGAGAAATGCATTGCGCGATTTTTCTAGCGCATCGCTATCGGGGTTACCAAGGTTAATAAGGTAACTATCGTGTGGTAGAATTTGTGAGGGTGTGTAGCCATACTTCTCACGGTTTGCTTTAAAAGTATCAATGCTTTTCTGGGTGAGTGGCGGTGCTTCCCATTGGCGTTGGTTCTTTGTAAAAAGTGCAAACGCTGTGGCTCCTATAATATGGGCATTTACGGGGGCGTTCTCAACCCCACCTGCCGCACTTACATGGGCTCCAATAAACTTCATGACAGTAATGTTGAAATGGTTCATCAATTTGCGTAAATTTACTCAATAAACAAAGACTTTGAGTTTGCGTTCACTATCTTTGTAAAAATTGAATTTTATATACATGGATAGCTTAACAGGGAAATGGACATTTTCTGAGGAGTTTGAGTGCGGTACCGATAAGGGTTTTGCCTTTCTGGAGCAAAAAGGTGATCTTATTGTTGGATACCTGGAGTACGAAGAGTGTATTGAGGATGAAGAGCCATTCATGGTAAGGCAAATTGTTGAGGGTAACGTTCATGGTCACACTATTGTTCTAAAAGGCGTGGAAGTGATGCACCCCGATGGGACTCCCATTCTGAATTACAATCTCGATGTGCTTGAGGGTACTTACACCCATGAAAAAAAGATTGTGGGTCACAGCTACGATTCCGAGGATGTTTGCGGGGTATTTGTGATGACAAGAGTAGTTGGAGAAGAATTGTAAACGTTGGGGAAAGGAATATTTTTAACATTTAACCTAAAACCCCATAAATCGCATCAACACCACGAACCTTAAACCTTTAACTTTTAACTTTTAACTTGTAAACTTACCCATATGCCAAAAATCCGTTTAACCAAAGAGTTTCGGTTTGAGATGGCCCATGCCCTTGAGGGCTACGACGGCCTTTGCCGACACATGCACGGTCATTCCTACATACTTGCGGTTACCGTTATTGGTGAGCCTATCGATAAACAAGGGCACCCAAAGCTGGGTATGGTTATGGATTTTGGCGACCTAAAACGCATAGTTAACCCCCTAATTGTTGATAGGTTTGACCATGCTGTGGCCGTAATGGCCAATACACCAACGCATGCAAAGCTTAGGGAGGCCGGTTTCAATCGTATTGAGGCCTTGCCATTCCAACCCACCTGTGAGAATATGATTCAATACTTTGCTGAAATTATAAAGGCTAATCTTCCGGTTAATGTAACACTACATCACCTAAAACTTAACGAGACTGCCACATCGTATGCCGAATGGTATGCAACCGACAACCTGTAACTGTTTACCAAAACCATGAAAAAACGCCTGCTATTGCTCGATGCTTATGCCCTAATTTACAGGGCATACTATGCCTTTATCAATCGCCCAATGCGTAACAGCAAGGGAATGAACACATCGGCTATTTACGGTTTTATCAGGGCCACACTCGATGCTATCAAAAAGTTTAACCCTACCCATGTGGCGGTAGCATTCGATGTATCGGGAAAAACCTTCAGGAACGATATTTACCCCGATTACAAAGCCCAGCGCGATGAAACGCCTGAGGATATTAGGGCATCGGTTCCTGTTATTAAAAACCTTTTAAACGCACTTAACATTCCAATTATTGAAAAGGAGGGCTTTGAGGCCGACGATGTTATTGGCACACTTGCCACAAAGGCAAACCCCAAGGAGTTTGAGGTGATAATGATGACTCCCGATAAAGACTACGGTCAACTTTTAAGCGAGAACATTATTATTGCCAAGCCTGGTAGGAGTGGAAACGAGATGGAGATTGTTACTGCAGAGCAATTCTGTAAGGATTACGATATCCAAGATCCAAAGCAATTTATCGATATTCTTGCCCTTTGGGGCGATGCCTCCGATAATATCAAGGGTGTTAACAAGGTGGGTGAGAAAACCGCTGCTAAGCTAATTTCCCAGTTTGGGAGCATCGATAACCTACTTCAAAATCTCGATAAGCTTAGCCTGGCACAAAGGGAGAACTTTGAGGCTGCACTTAACATTATTCCGCTTAACCGTAAGCTGGTAAGTATTGTTACCAATATCGACCTCAACGTTGATATTGAAAACGACCTTGCCGTGAAATCGCCAAAAACCCATGAGCTAGTGCCAATACTGGAGGATCTGGAGTTTAGGTCGATGCTCAAGGAGTTTACTGCAACGCCAAAAGCGGAAAAGCCACAGTACGTCCAGGGCTCGCTGTTCGATATGCCTGCAGCCGAAACACCAAAGCCAGCCATTAACCTCAAAACCATTAACGATTTTGAGGTTGATTACCGCATTGCGCAAACCCCAGAGGAACGTAGAATTTTGATTAAAGAACTGCAAAATTCCAGTGAGTTTGCATTCGATACCGAGACAACTGGGCTTGACCCAATATCGGCTGAGCTGGTTGGCTTATCGTTTGCCATTTCGCCGCGTAAGGCTTGGTGGGTTCCCGTACCATCGGATCAAAACCAGGCAAAAGAGGTGGTTAAGGAGTTTGCCAATGTATTTGGTACCGAAACCATTGCCAAGGTAGGACAGAACATTAAGTTCGATATGCAGGTGCTGCTAAGCTATGGAATTGAAATTAAGGGACACCTTTACGATACCATGCTTGCCCATTACCTGTTAGAACCCGATTCGCGCCATAATCTCGATTACCTTTCCGAAATCTACCTGAGCTACAAGCCTATTAGCATTGAGGAACTTATTGGGAAGAAGGGTTCCAAGCAGGGTAGCATGCGAAACGTTGAGGCTTCACTAATTACCCGATATGCCTGCGAGGATGCCGATTTAGCTTTGCAGCTCAAGCATGTACTGTTCTATAAGCTCGAGGAGCAGGGCTTAACCAATCTGTATTTTGCCCTTGAAGCACCGCTAGTTGAGGTGCTTACTTACATGGAGCGCAATGGTGTATCGCTCGACACCAAAAGCTTAAAGGATTACGGGGAGATTCTCTCAGCGCAGCTGGTTGAGCTCGAAAGCGTGATACGCCAAATGGCCGGAGTGCCTGATTTGAATATCTCATCGCCCAAACAGCTTGGCGAGGTTCTATTTGAAAAGCTTAAGATATCGTCCGATGCCAAGCTTACCAAAACCAAGCAGTACTCAACCAACGAGGAGGAACTCCAGAAGTATATCGATGCCCATCCTATTGTTACCAAAATATTGGAGTTTAGAGGCATAAAGAAATTGCTTTCAACCTATATCGAAACCCTACCCACGCTGGTAAATCCAAAAACTGGGAAAATACACACTTCGTTCAATCAAGCGGTGGCTTCAACCGGAAGGTTAAGCTCTAACAATCCTAACCTACAAAATATTCCCATACGCGATGAGAACGGGCGGGAGATTCGGAAGGCTTTTATTCCATCGC
This region of Tenuifilum sp. 4138str genomic DNA includes:
- a CDS encoding deoxyhypusine synthase family protein, yielding MDSSKPITSFIEKHYLHFNSATLVDAAKAYKAHIESGKKMMITLAGAMSTAELGISLAEMIRQDKVQIISCTGANLEEDLMNLVAHNHYKRVPHYRDLTPQQEWELLQSGLNRVTDTCIPEEEAFRRLQSHLFDVWKEAQDKGERYFPHEYMYKMLKSGVLEQYYQIDPKNSWVIAAAEKNLPIVVPGWEDSTMGNIFASYCITGELKPSIVKSGIEYMMFLADWYTNNAGNKGVGFFQIGGGIAGDFPICVVPMLHQDLERTGVPFWSYFCQISDSTTSYGSYSGAVPNEKITWGKLNIDTPKFIIESDATIVAPLIFAYVLGW
- a CDS encoding mucoidy inhibitor MuiA family protein, with the translated sequence MKRIAGILMLVLQVLPYTISAQKAVEVNSNITDVAVYLDAASVTRKAQVNLPEGRTKISFTSLSPYIDFKTIIVKTPDGVSIEGVNHSNNFIGKKERNEEIEILNKKLKELEAQRKSINTSIAVVNEEISFLNENKTISGKNEAVPVQILKDASAYYGTRLKELRFKSLELNDQLSEVEIKIDEVNRQISTISSKPVLPTGTIDVLLETESIRNGVPIEVSYLVKNAGWLPRYDIRANALNQPLSLVYKANIRQETSENWKNVNLKLSNAEPNVSGVAPKLKTYVLNYGVQPPRYTKTNSRVEGFVRDPDGMPIPGVTIVVPGTTIGTVTNAEGFYTINIPTDSRTLTYSFVGYKTQTLPVNSGRIDVTLEPDEVRLEEVVVTALGVSYADTEQPAYRKSQPKPKVTAAAVSEMGVIEKPTNVEFEVSKPFTLASENKSQEVKLLTYEVPAFYRYYSVPKVEKGAYLSAYIPSWEMYNLLDAEANVYFENTYIGSTLIDTRSALDTLAISLGVDKSIAVKREKIKDFTQKQLIGTYKEETRSWKITVKNNKNQDIQITVLDQVPISTNEEIKVTVVEQSNALVNPETGEVKWDLTVPAGQFKELILTYKVKFPKNRNLYVE
- a CDS encoding PP2C family protein-serine/threonine phosphatase, whose product is MEIKALYPEFEEALVNELKQLPVMEIDAGMEIPMHGNVASHIPLGVEGSVRVFARDSEGHEADLYEVKPGVACIVSFTSAMIDTPAITYAKAKQKSKIIPVPKELSNTWFVKYPSWRQYIIGLYQNRLDELIRQNERVVAQKEMIEIQKNQIIQSINYARNIQKAVLPVESQLKEFFADYFILYIPKDIVSGDFYWTYYQNDMVFFAAADATGHGVPGAFMSMLGISLMNEICYNFSGNAADFLNTMRNKTKEALKQTSFDSGPRDGFDLQLCIFHTRQGIVEYAGANNNLLLSRNNQIFEFNADKMPVGVAYKEEKPFTNHSISVQDNDIFYLFSDGYKDQFGGTEQQKFSKKRFYNLLSQISSKPLTEQKEILEKKFHDWKGSNTQVDDVLVMGIKIRAKE
- the nfo gene encoding deoxyribonuclease IV; this translates as MKFIGAHVSAAGGVENAPVNAHIIGATAFALFTKNQRQWEAPPLTQKSIDTFKANREKYGYTPSQILPHDSYLINLGNPDSDALEKSRNAFLDEMVRCQQLGLDRLNFHPGSHLNKISEEESLLLIAESINMALERTQGVTAIIENTSGQGSNLGYTFEQIRFIIDHVNDQSRVGVCIDTCHAFTAGYDISTPEAFAKTFSHFDRVIGFKFLKGIHLNDTKKGLGSRVDRHENIGDGLLGIEPFRLIMTDPRFNGIPIILETPDESRWAEEIKMLMKFANAKE
- a CDS encoding 6-pyruvoyl trahydropterin synthase family protein, producing MPKIRLTKEFRFEMAHALEGYDGLCRHMHGHSYILAVTVIGEPIDKQGHPKLGMVMDFGDLKRIVNPLIVDRFDHAVAVMANTPTHAKLREAGFNRIEALPFQPTCENMIQYFAEIIKANLPVNVTLHHLKLNETATSYAEWYATDNL
- the polA gene encoding DNA polymerase I yields the protein MKKRLLLLDAYALIYRAYYAFINRPMRNSKGMNTSAIYGFIRATLDAIKKFNPTHVAVAFDVSGKTFRNDIYPDYKAQRDETPEDIRASVPVIKNLLNALNIPIIEKEGFEADDVIGTLATKANPKEFEVIMMTPDKDYGQLLSENIIIAKPGRSGNEMEIVTAEQFCKDYDIQDPKQFIDILALWGDASDNIKGVNKVGEKTAAKLISQFGSIDNLLQNLDKLSLAQRENFEAALNIIPLNRKLVSIVTNIDLNVDIENDLAVKSPKTHELVPILEDLEFRSMLKEFTATPKAEKPQYVQGSLFDMPAAETPKPAINLKTINDFEVDYRIAQTPEERRILIKELQNSSEFAFDTETTGLDPISAELVGLSFAISPRKAWWVPVPSDQNQAKEVVKEFANVFGTETIAKVGQNIKFDMQVLLSYGIEIKGHLYDTMLAHYLLEPDSRHNLDYLSEIYLSYKPISIEELIGKKGSKQGSMRNVEASLITRYACEDADLALQLKHVLFYKLEEQGLTNLYFALEAPLVEVLTYMERNGVSLDTKSLKDYGEILSAQLVELESVIRQMAGVPDLNISSPKQLGEVLFEKLKISSDAKLTKTKQYSTNEEELQKYIDAHPIVTKILEFRGIKKLLSTYIETLPTLVNPKTGKIHTSFNQAVASTGRLSSNNPNLQNIPIRDENGREIRKAFIPSPGDYLLLSADYSQIELRLMAHMSADPAMLEAFEKGQDIHAATAAKIFRIPLNEVTADQRRKAKTANFGMIYGISAFGLSQRLGISRTEAKELIDGYFTTYKGVKEYMEKCVSQARERGWVETIFGRKRYLPDINSNNQVVRGLAERNAINAPIQGSAADIIKMAMIRIHDEFKSGKLKSKMIIQVHDELVFDVYRPELDEVKAIVKKCMEGAATLSVPLEVEIGTGSNWLEAH